From the Salarias fasciatus chromosome 5, fSalaFa1.1, whole genome shotgun sequence genome, the window GATCATCAAGAAACCCTGAGTCCTTCTGATTGCTATGCTTCGTGTGTCTGCACGCTGTGGAGTCCAGACAACCGCCTCATTTTGGAGTTTGCTCACATCCCGGCCTGTTTCAGTCACTGACTCCTTGATTCTTCTGCAAATGTCTTTTCATGGTTTGTGCTTGTTTCTGGTCCAGTCTTCCAGTGGACATGAAAGCGGCTGTAGTTCCTCCCGCGGCCTCAGTAAACTGCTGAATGTGGACTATAAAAGGCCCCTCCGAGGAGCAGGAGCCGGTCCTGGCAGCAGGTCCGGGCCTGATGTGAGCCGGGTTGTAAtgtggtgaagctgcagctcggAACGGGAAAAGTACACGACCCTGAACGCGTTCGAGTAATCCAATCACTACGGAAAAAATAGGCAAATCTTATCAGCTGATTTATGGAGGGCTGCTGCAGTTTCCTTCTGCCCTCTGCTGAACACAAAGCAAGATGAACGAGCCTCGTTAATGTCTTCCTGAGCGGAGCCCGAGGCTGCCGGACCGCCCGGGTCCAGGAAACAGCCTCCATAATCAGCCCAGATCGATCTGACAGAGGATGTTTACCTTCTCTGGAGGGCTGAGTCATGATGCAgggagacgtgtgtgtgtgtgtgtgtgtgtgtgtgtgtgtgtgtgtgtgtgtgtgtgtgtgtgtgtgtgtgtgtgtgtgtgtgtgtgtgtgtgagagagagctgACTCCTTCTCCTCTCGTCTGCAGGCAGGAAAGTAGCAGAGTCCACCCCGACCTTCCTCTCACCCTCGGGGACTGAGAGCGCCAAGATGGTGCTGCGAgacgagcagctgcagctggagtgcATCGCAGCTGGACTGTGAGCGCACACAACCACAcgcatgcatgtgcacacacacacacacacacacacacacacacacacacactgtatttatTGGTAAATAGACACTAATGTGTATGTTGACTGAAATTGAAGGTGCAGGAATCCATTCTGACGTTGCTCTGACTTCTTGATGATTTGACGTTTTCCTGGTCCCTCATTGCAGAGATTAATCTGTGCTGCTTGTAGCttcagtttgacctttgacctagGTGCAGGAGGAAGACACGTTCACACAGTgtcctcctcagtctgctgaGCGGACGTGCCAGACCCCCACCCTGCAGGATGGGGCTGTGCTGAAACTCTCAGAAAGAAGTGTTCAGTCTGTTGAACCTCTGAATTCTACTGAATGAAAAAGCCTGAACGGCgtgaaagcagaggaggaaatgaCCCTGAACACACGTCTCCCCCCGCCTGCCTCCccagccccacccccaccatcAAGTGGTTCAAGAAAGGTGGAGAGCTGCCGCTACGCAAGGTGAAGTTTGAGAAATACAACAAGGTCCTGCGGATCGTCAACGTGTCGGAGGAGGATGCCGGGGAGTACGTGTGCATGGCCATCAACCACATCGGCAGCATCCGGCACTCCATCTTTGTTCAGGTCAAAGGTGAGCGTTCAGGTCCGGCACAGACGAAGGCCGTCCTCCGTCCTGCCGACAGGCTAACCGGTCCGGACCCCCTCGTGTCCCCCCAGCGGCGCCGTACTGGCTGGACAAGCCCACAGACCTGGTGCTGGCTCCAGATGAGAACGGACGCCTGGTGTGTCGGGCCAACGGAAACCCCAAGCCCAACATCCAGTGGCTGCACAACGGGCTGCCCATCGAGAGTACGGCGCCTCCCCGCACGCTGCCAGCTTCACTCTGTCAGCAGACGGactctcctctcacctcctgTGCTTTCTGCCCCCCCTCAGTGGCGATGCCCAGCACCAACAGGCAGGTCCTGGGAGACACCATCCTCTTCCGCTCGGTGCAGATCGGAAGCACCGCCGTGTACCAGTGCAACGCCTCCAACGAGCACGGCTACCTGCTGGCCAACGCCTTCGTCAGCGTCCTCGGTGAGACAAGGACAGACGCATCTGACCTTTCACTCTCTGACCTGACCCTAGCTACGGCCGATCACGGTTCTCTGAGTCCCTCTGAGCGGCGAACTCTTTTCACCTCCGTCCTGCAGACATGCCTCCCAGGATGCTGGGTCCCAAAAACCAGCTGATTAAAGTCATCAAGAACAAGCGCACCTTCTTGGATTGCCCCTTCTTCGGCTCCCCTCTGCCGGAGCTGCGCTGGTGAGCGTCCGGAGCGTGAACTCCCGGTGTGAGCGGCGCCTCAGAGAGCTTCAGCTGCCACGTGGCTTCCTGTGTCCAGGTTCAAGAACGGGCAGGGCAGCGGGCTGGACGGCGGCCAGTACCGCGCCTACATCAACGGCACGCTGGAGATCAAGCGGGCGCTGGCGGAGGACGAGGGCACCTACACCTGCGTGGCCAGCAACATACTGGGCAAGGCGGAAAACCAGGTCCGCCtcgaggtcaaaggtcaggcacGCTTCACACCTGCTGTGTCAACTTGAAACCTTTTGCTTTCCCTGTGCCAAACAGCCTGCTCTCTGCAGTTCAGAGGAAGTCTGCTGTGCCTTTAATCAAGTGCCTgatccagcacacacacacacacacacacacacacacacactcgtgtgaGTCTcagtgagtgtatgtgtgtgtgtgtgtgtgtgtgtgtgtgtgtgtgtgtgtgtgtgtgtgtgtgtgtgtgtgtacatcacCCTGTGCCTCGTCACTCTGACCCAGATCGGACTCGTATCGTTGGAGCTCCGGAGCATCAGACCTCCATCAGAGGCTCCACGGCTCGTTTCGTCTGTCAGGTGAACTCTGACCCCAGCCTGCCCATCACGGTCACCTGGACCAAGGACGACAAGCCGATCCACCTGGGATGGAGGTAAACACAACAACCTGTGTGTCACAAACTACGCTACGTCGGTGTGTGGACTGCACCCATACACCCTGACAGAGAGGCTTTCTGCTTGTTCAGGAGCATTTAGGAGAGTTGTAGTTCAATTAATCACCACGAGAGGGAGCTGTAGTGTACCTGCTGGCCTGGTGAAAGACACTCAAGGTTTCTCTGGTCCCAGCTCGTCTAGAACGGCGACATCGTGAAGGCCTCCCCTCAACTGAAATCAATAACACTGTCAGCATCAAGTGAAGCCCTGCAGTGCTCTCCACACTGTAACTgccagtatgtgtgtgtgtgtgtgtgtgtgtgtgtgtgtgtgtgtgtgtgtgtgtccaggctgaAGAAGGATGGCGAGTCGCTGACCATCCCCAACGTCAATGAGGGCGACGAGGGATTGTACACGTGCACCGTAGCATCAGAGATAGACCAGGACTCGGCGTCGGCCCGCCTCACGGTGTTAGGTACTCTCTCCCTGAAGAATCCAGAAGCTTCATCACCTGGAGGCGCCTGTGTGCTCAACGCTTCAACACTGCAGCAACGTTTAATCAGCCTCAATCCGTCTAAAGCAGGGCTATACAACTtaagcattagcattagccttgGCATTAGCATCACAGCCCCAGTGTTTTCCTGTAAATAGAGAACTGATGGACATTTCACACCACATATCTGCACCTAGGTACTGGAATGAGTTCTTAGGCAGTGACCAAACAGAAATCCATAAAAACACCAGGAGGGAAACACTGGCCCGTGGTCAGCCTCCTCTTATCGTCAGGATCTACTCAGTGGTGGAGGAATCCCAGCTGGACAGTGTCAGGGTCCGTTTCCTTCAGCCTGTATGGAAATGCCTTCAGATGATTaactctctgctgtgtttcagctctGTGCCTTCAATGGACACCGGGCACACCGGGCACACCGGGCACGCCGGGCTACGACTAAACACTTTACTAATCGTGTGGATTAGACTGAACTCCACCTCTAGTTTGCATGCAGCACATTGAGTTCCCGTGGCGTCTCGTAGTGAAGCAGTTTGAGGCCTCAGCGCTGATGGTTGTCTGGACCGACTGAGCGCTCTCCGTCGCCCAGACATCCTCACAGTCTGAACGTAACGCGCTTACGTTCACGTCTCGAACTGCGGCTAACTCTCCTACTAAATGATTGGTGAGCAGTGATGCTGGTTGTCCTGTAGACTAACGCTGCCCTCTAACCTTTATGCCCACGCCCTGCTccctgaccccgccccgccccgccccgcagAGGAagcctccctccacccctcagtcTCTAGTGCCTTGCCTCCAGGTAACACTCGGCTCGCTcaccagctcttctgtctcgtctgttctttctttttcttctcttgttcTTCCCAGTGCCTCTCTGTctgactgtttttactgaaaatctACAAAGATGAAAATCTTATATTCACTTTATTCCCTTGCAATGAATGTGCAACACTTAATAAATTGTATTTAACAGAAGATCTTTTGTGTTCCTCTGAAGTTCCCTTAGTGCCCATTTGGTTAGATTTCTGTTCCCTTATAATATTTACTTATTTCCTCTTGATCCTTCTGACGCTCAGGTTATTCAGATTATTTCATCAcattgtttttaacttttaccCTCACAGTGACTATTTCTTAATGTGTTTGTGCTGAATtggaatatatatttttttacttcagatTAACAGTCTTTCCCTTTATTCTTCATCTTTCTTCCTGTCAATACTCGTTTGTTTCTTCACAACCACTTCGGTCTTGAATTGTCCTCGTCTTGAATGCATgatttggtttttgtttgaaatctCGCTTGTTTCTGTTGCTTCACATGTGAATTTTTTTCTACCTCAAATTAACTTCTAGGTTTTCCTTCAGTGTGtcagtttttttgtctttcatttgtttcactGCATCTCATTAGAAATGTCTTCATTCTAATGTTTCAGATTCAGAAGACACCTTTTACTTCTTCATTAGCAGCAGTAACGTTTCCATTTCCCCAGCAtgctgtgtgtctctgagtcAATCCAGTCATTCATTAACAGTTAGCAGAGACTTAATGTTTCCTGTGTGAGTGAAAagcttctgcatgtgtgtgtgcttgtgttgatgtttgatatgtgtctctgTAGACCGTCCCGACCCGCcgatggacctggacctgtcGGACCCGGCGGCCCGGAGCGTTCGTCTCACCTGGATTCCGGGAAATGACCACAGGAGTCCGATCACAGGTCAGTGTGGCGCTCGTGGCTCACAGATGACTCGGGAGGTTTCGAAGCCGCAGGTTTggagtatgagtgtgtgtgtgtgtgtgtgtgtgtgtgtgtgtgtgcgcgtgcagaGTTCCTGGTGCAGTTCGAGGAGGACCGCTGGGAGCCGGGCAGGTGGCAGGACCTGGCCTCCTTCCCCGGGGAGCTCAACTCCGTCATCCTGCAGCTCGCCCCCTTCGTCAACTACCAGTTCAGGGTCATCGCCATCAACTCGGTGGGCCAGAGCCAGCCGAGCCGGCCGTCGCCGCGCTACAAGACCAGCGGGGCTGGTGAGCTTCAcaacctgctcacacacacctgcgcacacacctgctgtcagaactctgcagactgtgaaaacctggtgttttctgctcttcagccCCGGACGCCATCCCCAGAGGTCTGCGAGGGTGGGGCTCCAAAAAGGACAACATGGAGATCTCCTGGGAGGTACGGCTCCAACGTGCAGCTCCAGCACTGACCTGCAGTCTGTGCTCCCATCAGAATCAGGCTTCTCAAAATATCTTATTGGTTTTTATGTTTCTCCTTTTGTTCCTAAAACCTGAAAAGAGTTGAAGAGAAACCAGCTACCACAAGTTTTAATCTTTCCTCCAAACACAAAACTGCAGATATAGACAGAAATACAGGTAACCATATCAATATAAAGTCTTCTTAGACAGAAGGATTTTGCTGAATTTAAGCATTTCTTCTCGTTATTCTCTGCAACGTGAAGACTGCAATAAACGATCAAAAGACCAAAATGTCTTTGTCCCACTTTAGGGCATTCCAGGAAAAATCCATCAGTCCGAACACAGATTGAATTATTGAACATCGAATTTAGATCAGGAAGCCATCAGACAGTCGGGAACCAGCAGCAGATCTGTTGTAATGTATGAGCTGTGCGTTAAAGTAAAGCTTCAAGCATCGATGTTGCTCTCAGTTACTGCAGCTGACTGAAGTCACACCAACCCGGTTGACTTGACAGTAGTTCCACGTTTGTGTGATTAGCTTGATGTGTGGttttcctgcagccgctgctcgACCTGGAGAGGAACGGTCCCAACCTGCACTACCAtgtgtggtggaggaggaaggactcCGGCGAGCCGTGGAGTAACGTGACCACGGCGGACTCCAAACACGTGGTCCAGAGCACTGACACCTACGTGCCTTACGAGATCAAAATCCAGGCCAGGAATGAGTTTGGATCCGGACCAGAGTCCAACGTGATCACTGGATACTCTGGAGAAGACAGTGAGTGGCGGATCGTCTCGTTCTGACTCCAGGACCAGATCTGTGGTCCTGGTGCGCTGCAGGCTGGAGAGATCCGGGACCTCACGTGTTCTGGAGACACGCTCTCGACAGGTTATTTGTTGTTCTTTGTGTTCAGAGCCCACCGAGGCGCCGGCCGACCTGCGGGTGTCCAGAGTGGACAGCACCAAAGCGAACATCCACTGGAAGCCCGTCAATCTGAGCTCCGTCCAGGGAGAGTTCAAAGAGTACAGAGTGAGACGTCACACTATCCCCTCAGTCACTCCGGGACCCTTCCTCCTGTACCCTCCTCACTGTCTTGACCTCTTGACCCTCTCCTCCCAGCTGTACTACTGGAGGGAGTCCAGCCTGGTCCCTGGTCTGAGCTTCAGTAAGGAGAAGAAGACCAAAGGCTTTTACAGCACGGTGGCCGAGCCGTCCGCCATCCTCAGCGACCTGGTCCCTTTCTCCAAATACAAGATGTTCATGGTCGTGGCCAACAACCGGTACGAGGGTCCGCCCAGTAACACGGTGGAGATCACCACCAAGGAGGGAGGTGAGGACGCAGCCATCCAGGCCACGTGCCATTTTCTTTATCATGGAACATAAACGATCTGTTACTCATCTGCAAgtcagaaaagaacaaaaaagtaaatagtaaaataaaataaagaagagaagaTTCAGACATTCATGACTGAAGTGGAAAAGCTGCGTATTTCACACATTGGCTCCTTTCAAAGGTGAAGAAACATCTCATGAAGCTCACCAGTGATTTACTACCACCATCAGCAGCGGCAAGGTCTTCTCTTAACAATGACGAGAATCTCTGTATGTTGGTGAGAGTGGGAGTgttcagtgtttggcttcactgggATCTTTACACCAATTCAGGACCACAAATTGGGGCCCACGGCTTTATTTCAGGGACTTAAAgatttcaattcagctttatttatgaagtgccaattccaacatggtcgtttctagacactttacagagaaacccaacagatccacatgagcagcataagAGACTgtagaaaggaaaaactcccttttaacaggaagaaacctgcagaaccaggctcagaggtggaggtgctgttccggttggggtgaggggacagagagagaaggagataggacagacaggttcttgtatctacatacagttcatatataaactcagggtacagaggctacaggaggaacaatcatcagtgacatgtagcaatacaatgaaattacactgaaacgagagaaaggagcagagctgggagccggttccacatggcagaacccggggttcagtaaaccttccacccactgggtccgggttcctccattaatcagtggagcagctgctttgGTTGAAGCCCAATTAGAACTGAATGCACCCATTGGATCCAGGccgtctcaatggatcagctgattgatgttctgtctgcgatccctccatcacggctctagtccacctcagagacagcctcttggtccagggttctggtgctctgactttttggtctcccacagtggaaagagagagagagagggcgagagatcattttatttgcattgaagtggacacaggttcacagatttatacaataaatccatgactcattttcccaacatcaccacGAAGAAGATTTGGGATCCACTTTCTTAGCAGTTTCTTATGCAGGGGGCCGATCAGccaagcagtagtgaaagtgacagctggaacTCAGGAGAAAGGAGGCTTTCAGCTGGTTTGTCTTTCTGTGCAGCAGGTGTGACATGGAGACCAGGACATATGGAGTGTGTTTTCTTGGAGGACACTAGGTCCTGAAGAATAATCTGCTCTCTTTGCATGTAGATAGTTTGTGAAACTGACGTATTTGGAAACAGAACCCATGACAAGACCATCCAACCTCAGCCTGAGGTGACGGGAGCAGCGTCGCCTTGCTGTGTTATTCCCCAGTTTTCTGatcactgcgtgtgtgtgtgtgtgtgtgtgtgtgtgtgtgtgtgtgtgtgtgtgtgtgtgtgtgtagttccTGATGCTCCGAGGTTCTTCAAGATCAGCCTCAGGAGTTTGGACACCATCAGCCTGGAGTGGGACAAGCCTGTGGAGCCCAATGGCATTCTGATCGGATACCAGCTCAAGTACCACACAGGTGAGCCGCTCTGCTTCCTCAGAcccaaaacaatgaaacacacaccgGTCTGTGCTCTCTGAGCCGGGACAGGCTCTGTCTGGAGGTGGTTCACCACCAGAAGCTCTGAATTCCCTCCGCAGCTTATCAGTCAAAAATCGACAAGTTAAATGGTAAAGCGTCACTGGCCAGCCATAATATTATGACCAGTGACACATGGAGTGATTAGCGCTGATCATCTCTTGACAGTGGCGTCTCCAATGGTTTTGGGTCCATTTGGCAGCTTGAACATTTCTAACACAAGAAAAATGGAGGAATCTGAGAATTCAAGTGGGTTTGAGATGAGtgaatccagtgtgtgtgtgtgtgtgtgtgtgtgtgcagtgaatGGTTCCAGGTTGGGTCGCCCTCAGCTGGAGACCTTCCTTCCCAATGTGACGGACTTCGCCATGCGGCTGTCGGGCCGCTCCACCCGCTATAAGTTCTTCCTGTCGGCGCTCACCCAGGTGGGCGCCGGGGAGAGCATCGCCGAGGAGCTGCCACACTTCGCCAACGAGGGTGAGTGCTTCCTGAACTCTGATCTTCACTTTAGAAACAAAAGAGGTGGAATAGTTTGAAGGTGTTTGAAAGGTGTGAGAGCAGATATCAGGGAATGCAGTCATAAGGACTTCATTTAGACTCTCATGGTTCTTGTTGAGAAATAAAAACTTAGAATAAAGTTAACAAACCTGCAGTTTATCGGAGTGTTTTGAAGAACTGCACATCTGTCAGAAGTTTGAGCTGAAAGGGCTCCTGTAGTCTGACGTCGTCTAACATCACCGTCCCAACacactttaacagagaaaagACCAACCGTCGTATCACACGTGGCCACTGAGCACACACCTATCAAAAACCcacaacacagaaacatcagagcattttcacactGATATCTCGGGGCGTCCTGGAATtcatgaaatacaaaatgaGGCACGAGTTGTACGATCGATGAAACATGGCGCTTCGGTGCTGCTCCACCTCTTCACACTCCGTCACTTTCACACCGAGGCCTGCGTCCAGGTCTCCACTTCACGGATGAACCAAccctgaaaacaacacagaacaaacagagaGGTGAAACGTTGTCAGAGTTTAGTGAAACAAACGCAGCAGACCTGTTCAAAGCCCTGAATCCGAGCACAGATCAAACTTCTGAGGTTCACTTCTGTGGATTATTTCAGTCATCATGGAGCTCCACTTAGATTCAGACTGTCTCTGCTTATTTTGTAGTGGAACTCGTCTCTCATAATTCTGACCTAAATGTTTTTTGGGATGTGGCACTAACCCACCTCCAGAGGGTCTGCCCACACAGCCCAGTTCATTCAACTGGTTTTTATTCTCCTCACCAGAGATTGGTACGTTTTGTCTGTAGAGGGATTCCTTTTGTTTCAGTCCTGAGTGCACGGATGTCAGATGCTGTTCACTGAATGTATCTGGGCTCTCGTGCCGCCAGGTACGGCTCTTTCAACTGTCTGCTTGTAACTTTGGAGGGCTGCAAATGTCTCCATCCACAGCTACAAACAGTCCCTCACACAGCtagtgtgtgtgagctgaggcGCTCTCCCGGAGCGAACAGTGTTATTTGACTGGATGTCAGTTTGCTGGAGGAGCTGTTCTGCTTGCAGGGCAGCAGGAGTGACTCAGCTGCTCCTGTCGTCCCGCCCTCacacctctcctctctcttcttccgTTGACAGAAGACTTTACTGAAGCTCCACTTCTAGGTAATGCTGCAGAAAGCACAGTGCATCCGCTTGCCGCCGTCTCCCGTCCATCATGTCCGCTGTCCTTCACACTCACAGCAGAGCAGTCCTCGTCTCTTCACACCACCTGCAGGATGAGCTGTCGGAGTGGGATTAAGATAATCCCGCCAGTGCAGGGCGGAGCAGGACTGCGTGAAACACACATCTCATTAGGTCGTTCTCACAGACATCTGAGGTGTTTAGTGGACGTTGATAATGGACGTGAGCGTTGGGCtgaactgctgtgtgtgtttctcctttgcgtgcctcctcctcatcctcacatctTTCAGTGAatgacgctgcagctctcagggAATGGACAACCCTGCTGcctggctgtctctctcttcaccACAGCTGGTTGAATCATGGCCGATACAGTTCCACACATTTGCTCATCGCAACATTGAACTTCACGAGGGGCGTCTCACTCAGCCGGGTTGCTGCTGTGTGACCCTGCCGTGACCtctgggagggaggggggtgggggtgcatGTCCCTGAACTGGGGAAAGAACCGCTTCTATGAATGGTTCAACTTGATGGGAAACAAACCAACTCTAACtctgcacacactcactggcttcaggttttcttttttcaaatcgCCTTGCCTTCATCATTCTTTTCCTGTGTGCACCGGTGCAAACACCATGCTGGATGTCCTGCTGGATGATACACGCATGCTAGGTGGGGTATGCTGGGGTGGGTGTGTTGAGGTGGGGTTGGGGTCTGTTTATGTGGGATGGGGGTCTTTTGGGACATGGAGTTGGGGTCTTTTGGGGGATAGGGTAGGGTTGGTGTACATAGAGTGGGATGGGGTCTGTAGAGGGGTAGAGTTGGGGTCTGTtgggggtgttgggggggggggggggtctagaATTTGACCTCCCTGGTCCAGTATTGGTGGATGGCAGATTGAATTGTGGGAAAAGGACTCTCCTCTCCACAGGGGGGCAGCAGAAGATCACAAACGTGAGCAAAGCTTCAGCAGATGGGagaattttcattttaaatcaaattaaatgtaaatccAACCACAGTGAGAATCCCTTTCTGAAGCAATCTGACCTTTTCTTTCTACTGCAGCCTAGTGAATATATTTCTGATTGCCCACATGTATTCTGGGTACTTTTCTAACATCTAAAGTCCTGTAGGTTACAGGACTTAAAGGTAGTGAATTCATCTAAACCAGCTGAGTGAGTGGCTGGTCGTGTGTGTACTCGTATTGTATTGTCGACATGATTAGTTCAGAGAACAAGTCAGACGTCAGAATACGCTCTGCTGAAATGCTGAACCCTGGAGGATTCTCCTGCCCCGTCGGCCTGGCTTCACCTTCCTGGGTTTAGTTCATTACAGCCACTGTGGATTTTGCTGGTGAGCAGAACAAATAAGGTTACTTTAAATCATGGTAGCTTTCAAGTGAGATTGTCTACCATAGGTCCAGCACTAATGGAggaatggaaatggaaaacctTAAGCTGTTATTCAGGACGCACGTTATCTGCCTGCACTGGAGATGCTGTAATATCTGGATGTGTCCTCTTGGT encodes:
- the nfasca gene encoding neurofascin homolog (chicken) a isoform X1; the protein is MSGQGGSAAPALVSLLLLLWHRAAAIEVPLDPKIQQDLKQPPTITKQSVKDYIVDPRDNIIIECEGKGNPVPAFSWRRNGKFFNIAKDPRVTMRKRSGTLEIGFRSGGRPEDYEGEYQCFATNDFGTALSNKILLRVSKAPLWPKEVLEPEVVTEGSSLVLPCNPPPGLPPPITFWMDSLMNPIPQDERVSTGLNGDLYFSNVLVQDAQTDYSCNARFLFTHTIQQKNPITLRVQTTEPFNDTSHNASDPWGGRKVAESTPTFLSPSGTESAKMVLRDEQLQLECIAAGLPTPTIKWFKKGGELPLRKVKFEKYNKVLRIVNVSEEDAGEYVCMAINHIGSIRHSIFVQVKAAPYWLDKPTDLVLAPDENGRLVCRANGNPKPNIQWLHNGLPIEMAMPSTNRQVLGDTILFRSVQIGSTAVYQCNASNEHGYLLANAFVSVLDMPPRMLGPKNQLIKVIKNKRTFLDCPFFGSPLPELRWFKNGQGSGLDGGQYRAYINGTLEIKRALAEDEGTYTCVASNILGKAENQVRLEVKDRTRIVGAPEHQTSIRGSTARFVCQVNSDPSLPITVTWTKDDKPIHLGWRLKKDGESLTIPNVNEGDEGLYTCTVASEIDQDSASARLTVLEEASLHPSVSSALPPDRPDPPMDLDLSDPAARSVRLTWIPGNDHRSPITEFLVQFEEDRWEPGRWQDLASFPGELNSVILQLAPFVNYQFRVIAINSVGQSQPSRPSPRYKTSGAAPDAIPRGLRGWGSKKDNMEISWEPLLDLERNGPNLHYHVWWRRKDSGEPWSNVTTADSKHVVQSTDTYVPYEIKIQARNEFGSGPESNVITGYSGEDKPTEAPADLRVSRVDSTKANIHWKPVNLSSVQGEFKEYRLYYWRESSLVPGLSFSKEKKTKGFYSTVAEPSAILSDLVPFSKYKMFMVVANNRYEGPPSNTVEITTKEGVPDAPRFFKISLRSLDTISLEWDKPVEPNGILIGYQLKYHTVNGSRLGRPQLETFLPNVTDFAMRLSGRSTRYKFFLSALTQVGAGESIAEELPHFANEEDFTEAPLLVEVTDASLATAFTPTPPPLAPLPPTTIAPTTISTPAATTPTTVPTTTTEAATEATTTTTPAVLVTTKRPGQTVLVVPGLEIWNLTVEPNSNSAIVSWRHSFPASSSEFVIEFTLDSDKTVTNVPVKQSPITVTDLIAGATYHLRVYSHELNGITSKNFTFKTKPAYIDQVDIATQGWFIGLMCAIALIILILLIVCFIKRSRGGKYPGGGYVTAIAKYLVRDKKDLPLDPVDQKDQDGSFDYQSH
- the nfasca gene encoding neurofascin homolog (chicken) a isoform X2; this encodes MSGQGGSAAPALVSLLLLLWHRAAAIEVPLDPKIQQDLKQPPTITKQSVKDYIVDPRDNIIIECEGKGNPVPAFSWRRNGKFFNIAKDPRVTMRKRSGTLEIGFRSGGRPEDYEGEYQCFATNDFGTALSNKILLRVSKAPLWPKEVLEPEVVTEGSSLVLPCNPPPGLPPPITFWMDSLMNPIPQDERVSTGLNGDLYFSNVLVQDAQTDYSCNARFLFTHTIQQKNPITLRVQTTEPFNDTSHNASDPWGGRKVAESTPTFLSPSGTESAKMVLRDEQLQLECIAAGLPTPTIKWFKKGGELPLRKVKFEKYNKVLRIVNVSEEDAGEYVCMAINHIGSIRHSIFVQVKAAPYWLDKPTDLVLAPDENGRLVCRANGNPKPNIQWLHNGLPIEMAMPSTNRQVLGDTILFRSVQIGSTAVYQCNASNEHGYLLANAFVSVLDMPPRMLGPKNQLIKVIKNKRTFLDCPFFGSPLPELRWFKNGQGSGLDGGQYRAYINGTLEIKRALAEDEGTYTCVASNILGKAENQVRLEVKDRTRIVGAPEHQTSIRGSTARFVCQVNSDPSLPITVTWTKDDKPIHLGWRLKKDGESLTIPNVNEGDEGLYTCTVASEIDQDSASARLTVLEEASLHPSVSSALPPDRPDPPMDLDLSDPAARSVRLTWIPGNDHRSPITEFLVQFEEDRWEPGRWQDLASFPGELNSVILQLAPFVNYQFRVIAINSVGQSQPSRPSPRYKTSGAAPDAIPRGLRGWGSKKDNMEISWEPLLDLERNGPNLHYHVWWRRKDSGEPWSNVTTADSKHVVQSTDTYVPYEIKIQARNEFGSGPESNVITGYSGEDKPTEAPADLRVSRVDSTKANIHWKPVNLSSVQGEFKEYRLYYWRESSLVPGLSFSKEKKTKGFYSTVAEPSAILSDLVPFSKYKMFMVVANNRYEGPPSNTVEITTKEGVPDAPRFFKISLRSLDTISLEWDKPVEPNGILIGYQLKYHTVNGSRLGRPQLETFLPNVTDFAMRLSGRSTRYKFFLSALTQVGAGESIAEELPHFANEEDFTEAPLLVEVTDASLATAFTPTPPPLAPLPPTTIAPTTISTPAATTPTTVPTTTTEAATEATTTTTPAVLVTTKRPGQTVLVVPGLEIWNLTVEPNSNSAIVSWRHSFPASSSEFVIEFTLDSDKTVTNVPVKQSPITVTDLIAGATYHLRVYSHELNGITSKNFTFKTKPAYIDQVDIATQGWFIGLMCAIALIILILLIVCFIKRSRGGKYPVRDKKDLPLDPVDQKDQDGSFDYQSH
- the nfasca gene encoding neurofascin homolog (chicken) a isoform X3, producing MSGQGGSAAPALVSLLLLLWHRAAAIEVPLDPKIQQDLKQPPTITKQSVKDYIVDPRDNIIIECEGKGNPVPAFSWRRNGKFFNIAKDPRVTMRKRSGTLEIGFRSGGRPEDYEGEYQCFATNDFGTALSNKILLRVSKAPLWPKEVLEPEVVTEGSSLVLPCNPPPGLPPPITFWMDSLMNPIPQDERVSTGLNGDLYFSNVLVQDAQTDYSCNARFLFTHTIQQKNPITLRVQTTEPFNDTSHNASDPWGGRKVAESTPTFLSPSGTESAKMVLRDEQLQLECIAAGLPTPTIKWFKKGGELPLRKVKFEKYNKVLRIVNVSEEDAGEYVCMAINHIGSIRHSIFVQVKAAPYWLDKPTDLVLAPDENGRLVCRANGNPKPNIQWLHNGLPIEMAMPSTNRQVLGDTILFRSVQIGSTAVYQCNASNEHGYLLANAFVSVLDMPPRMLGPKNQLIKVIKNKRTFLDCPFFGSPLPELRWFKNGQGSGLDGGQYRAYINGTLEIKRALAEDEGTYTCVASNILGKAENQVRLEVKDRTRIVGAPEHQTSIRGSTARFVCQVNSDPSLPITVTWTKDDKPIHLGWRLKKDGESLTIPNVNEGDEGLYTCTVASEIDQDSASARLTVLDRPDPPMDLDLSDPAARSVRLTWIPGNDHRSPITEFLVQFEEDRWEPGRWQDLASFPGELNSVILQLAPFVNYQFRVIAINSVGQSQPSRPSPRYKTSGAAPDAIPRGLRGWGSKKDNMEISWEPLLDLERNGPNLHYHVWWRRKDSGEPWSNVTTADSKHVVQSTDTYVPYEIKIQARNEFGSGPESNVITGYSGEDKPTEAPADLRVSRVDSTKANIHWKPVNLSSVQGEFKEYRLYYWRESSLVPGLSFSKEKKTKGFYSTVAEPSAILSDLVPFSKYKMFMVVANNRYEGPPSNTVEITTKEGVPDAPRFFKISLRSLDTISLEWDKPVEPNGILIGYQLKYHTVNGSRLGRPQLETFLPNVTDFAMRLSGRSTRYKFFLSALTQVGAGESIAEELPHFANEAYIDQVDIATQGWFIGLMCAIALIILILLIVCFIKRSRGGKYPVRDKKDLPLDPVDQKDQDGSFDYQ